Within the Deltaproteobacteria bacterium genome, the region GCAGCTGGCCGCGGTCGCGCGCCTCTCGGGCGGCCGGCGCGAGAGCTCGTTCGCGCTCGGCCTGCTCTGGGTCGCGATCGTCGGCATTGCGCTGGCGGCGACCGCGTCGATCGAATCGGGAGCCGTGCGCTGGCTGATTCGCGCAGCCATCGCTGCTGGCGCGGCGTTCGCGGTCACGCGCGTGCGCCGCGAGCTGCCGCGCGCGCTCGAAGCCGTGCTCGCACTCAGTGTCGTCGCGCTCGCGCTCGCGCTGAACGCGCGCGCGGTGGCGCGCATCGACGCGAACTCGATCCCGGTCACGACGTCGGCACCTCCCGCGCGGGAAGCGAGCGAACACCCGCTCGTGGTGATCGGCCTCGACGGGCTCGAGTGGGACAAGCTGAACGCGGGCATCGCGGCGGGCACGCTGGCGAACTTTCAGCGCGTGGTGGAGCGCTCGCTGCGATCGCACCTCGAGACGTTCGAGCCCACCTGGTCACCGATCATCTGGAACACGATCTCGACCGGGCAGTACGCGCAGCGCCACCACATCCTGCACTTCGCCGAGCAGCGGTTCCCCGGCATGCGCTGCGGCGCGCAGCGGCTGCGCTCGGACTCGGCGCTCACGCCCGAGTTCGGCGGTCTGCGACGCCTGTTCACGCTCGCCTACGACGCGGGCTTGATGCAGGAGCTGCCGATCACGGGCTGCAACCGCAAGGTGCCCGCGTTCTGGGACATGGTCTCCGCGGCGGGCGGCAGCGTCGCGGTCGTGAACTGGTGGGCGAGCTGGCCGGCGTATCCGGTTCGCGGCCAGCTCGTTTCGGACAACAACCCGGCGCGCGCCGCCTATCAGAACACCGAGGGCCACGGGAATCTCGAGGACATCGGCATCACCGAGCCGCCCGAGCTGCTGGATCGGCTCAGCAAGCTCCAGGTCGCGTTGCCGAGCGAGGCCGAGATGCTCGCCGGCGATCTGTTTCGCGACTTGACGCCGGAGGCGAAGGCGAAGCTCGTGGGGGTCGGCGAGCAGATGACGGTGCTCCCGATCATCGTGCGCTCGGACGAGTTCATGTTCCGCGCGACGCGCGACTTGATCGCGAGCGAGCGCCCGCAGCTCGCGGTGATGTACGCGACCGGCGTCGACAACCTGAGCCACCGCAAGGTGCTCGGCCCCACGGTGATCGACCGCTACTACGAGCGCGTGGACGCCTTGTTAGGGGAGCTGCTCGCGGCGACGCCGCAGGACGCGCGCATTCTGATCGTGTCGGATCACGGCTGGGTCTACACCGATGCCGGCTACGGCCACGCGGAAGCGCCCCCCGGCGTGTTCATGCTCTCCGGCCCGGACATCACGGCGGGCGAGCTGGGTCGGCTTCCTCACGTGCGCGACGTCGCGCCCACCGTGCTCGCGCTGCTCGGCCTTCCGCCGAGCGCCGACATGCCGGGTCGCGCGATCGAAGAGGCGCTGCCCGCGGGCGTCGCCGCGCGCTGGTCGCAGCGCAAGCCGCACGCCTACGCGTCGCTTGACGGCGCTGCGATCGAGCGCGCGGGCAGCGCGGAGCTGCAGGACGAGACGATCGAGCGGCTGCGCGCGCTCGGCTACGTCGAGTAGCGCCTCACCGGCCTCGCAGCATCAACCCCTCGGGCTCGAGCCCCAACAATGCGCGCCCCGCGTCGTCGATGTGGTGCGAGGCGACCGTCGTGTGCTGGCGTACCACGCGCACGTCGCGCGCGATGCGCTCGAGCGGATGGCCGAGTTGGTTCGCGGTCGTGCCGGCGGCGTCGCATACGAGGTCGACGGCCTCCGCGCAGCCGCGCGCAGCGTCCGAGCACGCGATCTGGAACAGCGCGCGCTCTCGCGTCGTGACGTGCGCCCCCATGCGCACGCGCTCCCACAGCTCCGCGACCAGCTCGAACACGAGCGCGCGCGCCGCACGCACGCGCACCTCGGCGAGGGCGACCGCGCGGTGCGCGGCGCCGCGCGTGCGCAGCGTCGCCGAGCTGAAGCGCGGCACCTTGCCTTCGGCGAGCGCGACGAAAGCGTCGATGCCCGCGCGCGCGATGCCGAGGCACACGCCGACTTTGTTGTACGCGAGGCGCGAGCCGAGCGGGAAACGCAGGAACGGCGAGTCGCCGCGCGTCGCGCCGATCGGCGACACGATGCGCGCGTCCGGCACGAAGACGCCGCTGAGCCGCACGTCGTGTGAGCCTGAGCCGCGCAGGCCGCCCACATGCCATGTATCGAGGATCTCGAAGTGCGGCGCTTCGACCATCGCGTACACCGGAATCGCGCCGGGCTTCGGCGCGCCGTTCTCGTGTGGCAGCACGAGTCCGCCGAACGCCGAGCTGTTGTGGCACCCGCTCACGAACTGCCACTGGCCCGTCACGCGGTAGCCGCCGCTCTCGCGCTCGGCGCGACCAACTGCCGCGGTCGAGCTGCAGAAGATCGCGCGCGGGTCGGCGATCAGCTCCGGGCAAGTCGTGAACGCCGGCGCGATCAGCCCGAACGACTCGATGCCGATCATCAGGTTCCAGCCGGCGCTGCCGTCCGCGGTAGAGATCGCCTCGATCACCGCGATCTGCTGCATCGGATCGGAGTCTTCGCCGTGAAACTCTTTCGGCGCGCCGAGCCGGTAGAGCCCGGCTTCTGCGAGCGCGAGCGCAACGGCGCGCGGCAGGCGCCGCTCGCGCTCAGCTTCGTCTGCGTGCGCGCGCACGAGGGGCTGGAGATCACGCGCGCGCTGGACGGGATCGCTGGCGCCGGTGGGCATGACGGCTCCTCAGGGACGCGAGCATACGGCGACCCACCGCGGCCGAGTCGCGCCTGCGTGCTTCAGATCTCTCGCCCCGCGCGATGTCCCTGCGCAATCGCCCCCGGGAGCAGTCCCGCCTCGCACGCATCGCCGACGACCACCGCGCTGATGCCGAGCGCCTCGATCTCGCCGGCGAGCGCGCGGTTGGGTCGCTTCGCGAGCGAGGTCACCACCACGCTTGCGCTCACGGGCTCCTGCGGGCTCGCGCCGCGCGTAGTGCCTAACAAGCAGCGCTCCCGCTCGATCGCGCGCAGCGTCGCGCGCGTGCGCAGCGTGAAGCGCCCGCTCGCCTCGAGGCGCTCGCGCGCAGGCCGCGCCACGAGCGCGCTCTCCATCAGCGGCGCGAAGCGCGAGTGCGGCGTCGCGAACGTGACGTTCAAGCCGTGCGCCGCGAGGAGCTCCGCAGCACCGATCGCTTCGTACGCGCCGACCTCGTCGTACACGAGCGCGTGCGCGCCCATGCCCTCGACCGGACCGCTCGCCACGAGGTCCTTCGCCGCGACGACGTGGGGAAGCTGCGCGCCGGGGATGTCGGTCAGCGCGGGCAGGGCGCCGGTCGCCACGATCACCGCGTCAGCCGCGAAGCCGCGCACGTACGCAGCATCGACGCGAACGCCGAGCTTCACGTCCACGCCGAGGCGCGCGATCTCGCGCGCGAGCCAGTCCGCGATGTCGCCGATGCTCTCGTGGTGCGGTGCGCGCCGCGCGATGCGCAGCGTGCCGCCGAGCGCGTCGCTCGCCTCCGCGAGCACGACGCGATGCCCGCGCAGCGCAGCGATGCGCGCCGCTTCCAAGCCGGCGGGCCCGCCTCCGATCACGAGCACGCGCTTGGGCTGCGCTGCGCGTTCGAGGAGGTCCTCCGAAAGCGTGAGCTCGCGCCCGGCAGCGACGTTGACGGTGCAGCCGAGGCGGCCCGTCGCGAGGCCGCCGACACATCCCTGATTGCAGCCGATGCACGGCCGCACCTCGGACGCGCGTCCCGAGACGGTCTTCCGCACGATCTCGGCGTCCGCGATGTGCGCGCGCGTCATGCCGACCAAGTCCGCGACGCCGTCCTCGAGCACGCGCTCCGCCTCCGCGAGCGTGCGGAAGCGCCCCGTCACGATGCGCGGCAGCGTCGTCAGGGCGGTGAGCGGCGCCGCGTGTGCGAGCTCGTAGCCGCTGGGCTCGTGCATCGCGCCGATGATCTTGTGCGGGTTCTCGCTACTGCCGTGCGAGACGTTCAGGTAGTCGACGACACCCTCGCGAAGGACGCGCTCCACGATCGCGCGGTGCTCCTCCACGTTGAGGCCACCCGGGCGATTGTGCGGTCCGACGCGCGTGCCGAGTGGAACGCGCGGGCCGATCGCATTGCGCACCGCGCGCAGCACTTCGAGGTAGAAGCGCATGCGGTTCTCGAACGAGCCGCCGTAGGCGTCCTCGCGCCGATTCGTGTGCGGCGAAAGAAACTGCTGGATCAGGTAGCCGTGCGCGCAGTGCACCTCGACGCCATCGAGGCCGCCGGCCACCGCGCGCCGCGCCGCGGCCGCGAACGCCTCGACCATCGCGGCGATCTCGCCGAGGGTCATCGCGTGGGTTTGCGCGTTGTTGTTGGGATTCACGAGCTCCGAAGCAGACCACGGCTTCTCGCCTGGCGCTCCGAGATCACTCCCGAGATGATTCAGCTGTGAGAAGACGCGCATCCCATGCGGCCGCACGGCGCGCATCAACAACTCGTACCGGGGAATGATCGAGTCGTCCCATGCGTTCAGCGTCATCGGGCCCGAAGGATGGATGCCCGACGCCTCGAGCATCGACAGCCCGACGCCGCCGCGCGCGCGGGCTTCGTGGTACGCGATGAGATCGTCGCTCAGCGCGCCCCCGCCGAGGTTCGTGCCGTGTGCCGTCCGCACGACGCGGTTCTTGATGACGACGCCGTTGATCGCGATGGGGGAGAGGACGCGATCGAGCAACACCACGAGCTCAATCCACGATCGCTGGATACACGATGCTCTTCAGCTGCCCGCGGAAGTTGAACGTGCCGCTCGGCATCAGCTGCACCATGAAGATCACGGCGAGGTCTTCCTTGGGGTCGACCCAGAACGCGGTGCTCGCTGCGCCGCCCCAGGCGTATTCGCCCGCGGAGCCGATGGTCTGCGCCTTGGCGAGGTCCATCGTCACGGAGAAGCCGAGGCCGAAGCCGACGCCGTCGTAGGCGATCTGGCTGAACTGACCGCCGACGTTCATCCGCGTGATGTCGCGGCCCTCGGGCAGGTGGTTCATCGACATCAGCTCGATCGTCTTGCGGCCGAGGATGCGCGCGCCGCCCAGCGCGCCGCCGTTCAGCAGCATCTGGCAGAAGCGCGCGTAGTCGCGCGCGGTCGAGACGAGCCCGCCGCCGCCCGAGAGGAACGCGGGCGGCTCGGCGAAGATGCTCTTCATGCGGTCGTCTTCCACGCGCAGCGACTTGTCCGGCATGCGCGTGTAGTTCGTGCTGAAGCGATCGAGCTTCTCCGCCGGCACGAAGAACGCGGTGTCGACCATGCCGAGGGGCTCGAAGATCTCCTCGCGCAGGAACACGTCGAGGCGTTTGCCGGAGATGCGATCGATCAGGTGCCCTAACACGTCGGTCGAGACCGAGTAGTTCCAGCGCGTGCCCGGCGAGAACTCGAGCGGCAGCTTCGCGAGCGTGGCGATCATCTCGTCGAGCGACTTGTCGCGCTCGCCGATGCCGAGCCGCCGATACGCGCGGTCGACGTTGGTGCGCTCCATGAAGCCGTACGTGAGCCCCGACATGTGCGTGAACAGGTCGCGCACGCTCATCGCGCGCTCGCACGGGCGAGTTGCGAAGGTGGGGTGATTGCCACCGTCGAACACGCGCAGGTCGCGCCACGCGGGGATGAAGCGGTGCACCGGATCTTCGAGTTGGAACGCGCCGCGCTCGTAGAGCGTCATCAGGGCGACGCTCGTGACCGGCTTCGACATGGAGTAGATGCGGAAGATCGTGTCGTCGCGCATCGGCACGCCGCGCTCGCGGTCCGCGAGGCCCTGCGCCTTCAGGTACGCGATGCGCCCGCGCCGCTGCACGAGCGTGAGCGCGCCCGCGATCTTCTTGTCCGCGAGATAGCGCCGCTCAAGATGCTCCTCGATGCGCGCGAGGCGTGCCGAGGAGAGTCCGACTTCTTCGGGGCGTGCGAGGTCCATGCGCGGGCTCCTTCGCCGCGCACGGTATCTCGCCTCCGCTCAACCCTTCACGCACACCACCTGGCGCAGCTCGTGCACCACCTCGACGAGGTCGCGCTGCGCTTCCATCACCGCGTCGATCGGCTTGTATGCCGCCGGCGTCTCGTCGATCACGTCCGCGTCCTTGCGGCACTCGACGCCCGCGGTCGCCGCCGCGTGGTCCTCGAGCGAGAAGCGCCGCTTCGCTTCCGCGCGCGACATCGCGCGGCCCGCGCCGTGCGAGCAGCTGTGGAAGCTCTCGGCGTTGCCCTTGCCGCGCACGATGTACGAGCGCGCGCCCATCGAGCCGGGGATGATTCCGAGCTCGCCTTCGCGAGCGCGCACCGCGCCCTTGCGCGTCACGAGCACGTTCTCTCCGTAATGACTCTCGCGCGCGACGTAGTTGTGGTGGCAGTTCACCGCGACGTCGGTCGCCGCGAACGGCCGCAGCCCAGCCGCGCCGAGCGCCGCGAGCACGTGGCTCATCATCAGGCGCCGGTTCGTCATCGCGAACTCCTGCGCCCAGCTCACCGCTTCCACGTAGTCGTCGAAGGGCTCCGTGCCTTCGGGGAAGTAGGCGAGGTTGCGATCGGGCAGCTGGATGAACCAGCGCTCCATGTCCTTGCGCGCGAGCTCGATGAAGTAGGAGCCGATGCGGTTGCCGACGCCGCGCGAGCCCGAGTGGAGCATCACCCACACGCGCTGCGCCTCGTCGAGGCACACCTCGATGAAGTGGTTGCCCGTGCCGAGCGTCGCGAGGTGCACGCGATGGTTCGAGCTCTTCACCGCGGGGTGCTTCTCCGCGATGCGCTCGAACGCGGGCGCGAGCTGCGCCCACGCCTCGTTCACCGCGTCCGGCGCTTCGCCCACGAGCCCTTGTCGCGACCGCCGCGCGAGCGCGAGAGCCCGTGCGGCACCGCGCGCTCGATCGCGTCGCGCACGCCGAACAGGTGGTCAGGCAGATCGCTCGCCACGAGCGTGGTCTGCACCGCCATCATTCCGCAGCCGATGTCGACGCCGACCGCGGCCGGCACGATCGCGCCGCGCGTCGGAATCACGGAGCCGACGGTCGCGCCGATGCCCCAGTGCACGTCCGGCATCGCGGCGACCCAGCCGTGGATGAACGGCAGCCGCGCCACGTTCTCGAGCTGCGCGCGCGCCTCGGCTTCGAAGGGCACGCCTCGCGTCCAAGACTTGATCGGAACGCCGCCCTCGGGCCGCATCACTTCGTAGCTGGGCTCGCGCACGCGCCGTGATTAGCGGAAGCGCGCTACCCGTAGTACGTCGATCCGAGGAGCCGCAGCATGCTCACGAGCTTCTTGCAGCGCCCCATCTTTCAGTACGCCTGGGTGGTGAACGACCTCGACGCCGGCGCGAGGCGCTGGGCCGAGCTGTTCGGCGCGGGCCCGTTCTTCACTGCGCGCCGCCACAAGGCGGAGGGCTACTTCCGTTATCGCGGCAAGCCCGAGGAGTGCGAGCTCTCCTACGCCTTCGCCTACTGCGGGCCCGTGCAGATCCAGCTCATTCAGCTGCACGACGAAACGCCGTCGATCTTCCGCGAGATGTTCAAGCCCGGCGAGGAGGGCTTCCATCACGTCGGCATCCTCAGCGAGAACTTCGCCGCGGACAAGCAGCACTTCCTCGATCGCGGCCTCGACCTCGCCGTCGAGATGTGGAGCGGCGCCGACGTTTGTTACTTCGACGCGCGCAAGCAGATCGGCTGCTTCGTCGAGATGCACGGCGACTCGAAGATCATCCGCGAGATCTTCTCGGGTTGGCAGACGGCGCACGAAGGCTGGGACGGGCGCGACCCCGTGCGCGAGCCGAACGGGCCGCGCATCGAGAAGCGGAAGTAGCCGCGTGGAGCCCGGCCGCGTGGTCACGTGGCTCGGCCTCGAGGTGCGCGACGAAGCGGAGTACGCCCGCTATCGCGCGGCGATGACGCCGATCCGCGAGCGCTACGGCGGCCGCTTCGAGCACGACTTCGCGATCGCGCGCGTGCTGCAGTCGAGCGCGAGCGAGCGCATCAACCGCGTCTTCGCGCACTCGTTCCCTGACGCGGAGAAGCGCGCCGCGTTCTACGCGGACCCCGCGTATCAACGCGTGCGTGCGGCGCACTTCGAGCCCGCGGTCGCGAGCACGCATCGGCTCGCGCTGTTCGTCGCAACGTAAGGACCGCGCGTTCAGCGAAGCGGCGGCGACTCCTTGAGCTTGGCTCGCATCGCGTCGAACGTCTCGGCGTTGGAGGGCGCGATGTTCGGACGACCAACCATCACGCCCATCGTGATCGTTCCCTGTACGTAGTAGACGTCCCCAGCTGCAACCTCGAGGTGAAGTTCGTCCTTCGCCTCGGAGTGAACGGTGAACTTGTGCGGGCCGGCATCGAACGCAACGGCGAAGTAGCTGCCAACGGTGAGCTTGCCGAGTTCGCGTTCCCCCTCGCGCACGATGAATCGAATCGCGCCGCCCATGAAGTTGCGCGGGCGGAAGAACACCACCACCCCTTGGTTCGGCCCCGCGAGAGACTCGAAGTCGAAGGCCGGAGGGGCGGGAGTAGGCACTTCCGCCGTGGCCGCAGCCGGCTCTTCTTGGGTCGTTGTAGCCGCGGGTTCCGCGGGAGCCGGCGCGGGGCTCGGCGTTGCGCACGCAAAGCTCGCTGCAATGGCTGCGATCAGCAGCGTGTGGGCGTTGCCCTTACTCATCGTCATCAGACGTGTTCTCCGGCGGGGCTGAGGGGATGGGTGGTAGGCGCACATCGTCCGCAACGATCGCGACCATCTCGGTGCCTGCGGCAATCACGATGTTCCCACCGCGAATGAAGATCCCGGGGAGGCCGATCGCAATCGAGACTGCTCCCGCGATGTCAGTTCGGCTCTTTCCGTTGTCCGCGATGAAGCTGCGCAGCGGGACCTCTCGATCGCCCACCGAGGCGCGCCGCGCGGTTGCGATCAGCTCACCCGCTTTCCCGATCCACCCGGCCTTCTCGGCATGCACGATCTCGCCTTCCGCGCTCGTGCCGGCCGGAATCACGACGTGACCGTCAACGGTGACGGGCGACAGCACGGTGAGTCGAAACTTGTCGCCGCGCTGACTGAGGTGGGAACCGATTTCTTGCTACAGTCGGACGCGGACTTCGTTGCCCGCCGGAAGAGTCAACTCAGCGGTGGGCGGGTTGACCTCGATGGCCGTCTCGATGAGCAGCGGTACATCCACGGCCGCGGGCTGGTCTTGTGCGACTGCCGCGCCCGCAATGAACAGGGCGAGAGCCGAGCAGCAGATCCGCCGTGAAGACAATTTCACAACGTCAATCCTCTCCGCTGTTCGGTGGAGGCGCAAGGAAATTCCCACTCCTTCACGACTTCGCGAGCGCGCGCCGCAGCGCGTCCTGCGCCTCGCG harbors:
- a CDS encoding VOC family protein, with the protein product MLTSFLQRPIFQYAWVVNDLDAGARRWAELFGAGPFFTARRHKAEGYFRYRGKPEECELSYAFAYCGPVQIQLIQLHDETPSIFREMFKPGEEGFHHVGILSENFAADKQHFLDRGLDLAVEMWSGADVCYFDARKQIGCFVEMHGDSKIIREIFSGWQTAHEGWDGRDPVREPNGPRIEKRK
- a CDS encoding FAD-dependent oxidoreductase, coding for MLLDRVLSPIAINGVVIKNRVVRTAHGTNLGGGALSDDLIAYHEARARGGVGLSMLEASGIHPSGPMTLNAWDDSIIPRYELLMRAVRPHGMRVFSQLNHLGSDLGAPGEKPWSASELVNPNNNAQTHAMTLGEIAAMVEAFAAAARRAVAGGLDGVEVHCAHGYLIQQFLSPHTNRREDAYGGSFENRMRFYLEVLRAVRNAIGPRVPLGTRVGPHNRPGGLNVEEHRAIVERVLREGVVDYLNVSHGSSENPHKIIGAMHEPSGYELAHAAPLTALTTLPRIVTGRFRTLAEAERVLEDGVADLVGMTRAHIADAEIVRKTVSGRASEVRPCIGCNQGCVGGLATGRLGCTVNVAAGRELTLSEDLLERAAQPKRVLVIGGGPAGLEAARIAALRGHRVVLAEASDALGGTLRIARRAPHHESIGDIADWLAREIARLGVDVKLGVRVDAAYVRGFAADAVIVATGALPALTDIPGAQLPHVVAAKDLVASGPVEGMGAHALVYDEVGAYEAIGAAELLAAHGLNVTFATPHSRFAPLMESALVARPARERLEASGRFTLRTRATLRAIERERCLLGTTRGASPQEPVSASVVVTSLAKRPNRALAGEIEALGISAVVVGDACEAGLLPGAIAQGHRAGREI
- a CDS encoding DUF1330 domain-containing protein translates to MTPIRERYGGRFEHDFAIARVLQSSASERINRVFAHSFPDAEKRAAFYADPAYQRVRAAHFEPAVASTHRLALFVAT
- a CDS encoding acyl-CoA dehydrogenase family protein; the encoded protein is MPTGASDPVQRARDLQPLVRAHADEAERERRLPRAVALALAEAGLYRLGAPKEFHGEDSDPMQQIAVIEAISTADGSAGWNLMIGIESFGLIAPAFTTCPELIADPRAIFCSSTAAVGRAERESGGYRVTGQWQFVSGCHNSSAFGGLVLPHENGAPKPGAIPVYAMVEAPHFEILDTWHVGGLRGSGSHDVRLSGVFVPDARIVSPIGATRGDSPFLRFPLGSRLAYNKVGVCLGIARAGIDAFVALAEGKVPRFSSATLRTRGAAHRAVALAEVRVRAARALVFELVAELWERVRMGAHVTTRERALFQIACSDAARGCAEAVDLVCDAAGTTANQLGHPLERIARDVRVVRQHTTVASHHIDDAGRALLGLEPEGLMLRGR
- a CDS encoding alkaline phosphatase family protein, producing the protein MNTSVSDAHGRVLLAWISGLGAACALAIPLQLAAVARLSGGRRESSFALGLLWVAIVGIALAATASIESGAVRWLIRAAIAAGAAFAVTRVRRELPRALEAVLALSVVALALALNARAVARIDANSIPVTTSAPPAREASEHPLVVIGLDGLEWDKLNAGIAAGTLANFQRVVERSLRSHLETFEPTWSPIIWNTISTGQYAQRHHILHFAEQRFPGMRCGAQRLRSDSALTPEFGGLRRLFTLAYDAGLMQELPITGCNRKVPAFWDMVSAAGGSVAVVNWWASWPAYPVRGQLVSDNNPARAAYQNTEGHGNLEDIGITEPPELLDRLSKLQVALPSEAEMLAGDLFRDLTPEAKAKLVGVGEQMTVLPIIVRSDEFMFRATRDLIASERPQLAVMYATGVDNLSHRKVLGPTVIDRYYERVDALLGELLAATPQDARILIVSDHGWVYTDAGYGHAEAPPGVFMLSGPDITAGELGRLPHVRDVAPTVLALLGLPPSADMPGRAIEEALPAGVAARWSQRKPHAYASLDGAAIERAGSAELQDETIERLRALGYVE
- a CDS encoding beta-lactamase family protein, which translates into the protein MDLARPEEVGLSSARLARIEEHLERRYLADKKIAGALTLVQRRGRIAYLKAQGLADRERGVPMRDDTIFRIYSMSKPVTSVALMTLYERGAFQLEDPVHRFIPAWRDLRVFDGGNHPTFATRPCERAMSVRDLFTHMSGLTYGFMERTNVDRAYRRLGIGERDKSLDEMIATLAKLPLEFSPGTRWNYSVSTDVLGHLIDRISGKRLDVFLREEIFEPLGMVDTAFFVPAEKLDRFSTNYTRMPDKSLRVEDDRMKSIFAEPPAFLSGGGGLVSTARDYARFCQMLLNGGALGGARILGRKTIELMSMNHLPEGRDITRMNVGGQFSQIAYDGVGFGLGFSVTMDLAKAQTIGSAGEYAWGGAASTAFWVDPKEDLAVIFMVQLMPSGTFNFRGQLKSIVYPAIVD
- a CDS encoding DUF2846 domain-containing protein; protein product: MTMSKGNAHTLLIAAIAASFACATPSPAPAPAEPAATTTQEEPAAATAEVPTPAPPAFDFESLAGPNQGVVVFFRPRNFMGGAIRFIVREGERELGKLTVGSYFAVAFDAGPHKFTVHSEAKDELHLEVAAGDVYYVQGTITMGVMVGRPNIAPSNAETFDAMRAKLKESPPLR